A section of the Deltaproteobacteria bacterium GWC2_65_14 genome encodes:
- a CDS encoding 50S ribosomal protein L4, whose translation MATVELYDKERRVKGTVELPEAVFGAPVKPHLLHHVVVAQLAARRAGTASTKIRSEVSGGGKKPFRQKGTGRARMGSTRSPLLRGGGVIFGPRPRSFEKKVNRKEMKAALRCALSAKAGESKLLLVEDLDLSAPRTKEFLEMAGKLGLSEALLVTDGRSENLDRGIRNLSSYKSIPVEGLNVYDILSYDQLVLSRQAFEKISEVLGT comes from the coding sequence ATGGCAACCGTGGAACTGTACGACAAGGAACGCCGGGTGAAGGGGACGGTCGAGCTTCCGGAGGCGGTTTTCGGCGCACCGGTGAAGCCCCACCTCCTGCATCACGTGGTTGTCGCCCAGCTCGCCGCGAGGCGAGCCGGGACCGCCTCCACCAAGATCCGGTCGGAGGTGTCCGGCGGCGGGAAGAAGCCCTTCCGCCAGAAGGGGACCGGCCGGGCACGCATGGGCAGCACCCGATCCCCCCTGCTCCGGGGAGGCGGGGTCATCTTCGGGCCCCGCCCGCGAAGCTTCGAGAAGAAGGTCAACCGCAAGGAAATGAAGGCCGCCCTCCGGTGCGCGCTGAGCGCGAAGGCCGGAGAGAGCAAGCTGCTGCTCGTGGAGGACCTGGACCTCTCCGCTCCGCGGACGAAGGAGTTCCTCGAGATGGCCGGGAAGCTGGGGCTGTCCGAGGCGCTTCTCGTCACCGACGGGAGATCGGAAAACCTCGACCGCGGGATCCGGAACCTGTCCTCCTACAAGTCGATCCCGGTGGAGGGACTGAACGTGTACGACATCCTCTCCTACGACCAGCTGGTCCTATCCAGGCAGGCGTTCGAGAAAATCAGCGAGGTGCTGGGGACATGA
- a CDS encoding 50S ribosomal protein L2 yields MGIRKFTPTSPGVRTKTVLTNEDLTKKPPERGLLEKKSGTGGRNNQGRITIWHRGGGHKRQYRRIDFKRGKPGVPAKVAAIEYDPNRSARIALLHYADGEKRYILCPVGLSVGDTVLSGADADIKPGNAMPIRNIPVGTLVHNIELKVGKGGQLARSAGAVAQILAKEGSYAQIRLGSGEVRLVFLDCMATIGQVGNVDHEQVSLGKAGRNRWLGRRPTVRGVAMNPVDHPLGGGEGKSSGGRHPCTPWGKPTKGYKTRKNKTTGRYIVKRRK; encoded by the coding sequence ATGGGAATCCGGAAGTTCACCCCGACCTCACCCGGGGTCCGCACGAAGACGGTCCTCACGAACGAGGACCTCACGAAAAAGCCGCCGGAACGGGGCCTTCTCGAGAAGAAGAGCGGGACGGGCGGGCGGAACAACCAGGGCCGGATCACCATCTGGCACCGCGGCGGGGGGCACAAGAGGCAGTACCGGAGGATCGACTTCAAGCGGGGGAAGCCGGGGGTGCCGGCGAAGGTGGCGGCGATCGAATACGATCCCAATCGCTCGGCCCGGATCGCCCTCCTCCACTATGCGGACGGCGAGAAGCGGTACATCCTATGCCCCGTCGGGCTTTCCGTGGGAGACACCGTGCTCTCCGGGGCCGACGCGGACATCAAGCCGGGCAACGCCATGCCGATCCGGAATATCCCCGTCGGAACCCTCGTGCACAACATCGAGCTGAAGGTGGGGAAAGGGGGCCAGCTGGCCCGGTCGGCCGGAGCGGTCGCACAGATCCTCGCGAAGGAAGGGAGCTACGCGCAGATCCGGCTCGGCTCCGGAGAGGTCCGGCTGGTGTTCCTGGATTGCATGGCCACGATCGGGCAGGTGGGGAACGTGGACCACGAGCAGGTGTCGCTGGGCAAGGCGGGGCGGAACCGGTGGCTCGGCCGGAGGCCCACGGTCCGGGGAGTGGCCATGAACCCGGTGGACCATCCGCTCGGGGGCGGGGAGGGGAAGTCCTCGGGGGGACGTCATCCCTGCACCCCGTGGGGAAAGCCCACCAAGGGGTACAAGACCCGGAAGAACAAGACGACCGGCCGCTACATCGTGAAGCGCAGGAAATAA
- a CDS encoding 50S ribosomal protein L23 has product MNVTEILKRPLITEKATLMKEIVNAVSFAVDSRANKKQIQEAVEKLFKVKVVDVKTMNVPGKTKRRGRTVGRRPGWKKAVVVLKPGDKIEFFEGV; this is encoded by the coding sequence ATGAACGTCACGGAGATCCTCAAGCGCCCGCTGATCACGGAGAAGGCCACCCTCATGAAGGAAATCGTGAACGCGGTTTCCTTCGCGGTCGACTCCCGGGCGAACAAGAAGCAGATCCAGGAGGCGGTGGAGAAGCTGTTCAAGGTGAAAGTCGTCGACGTAAAGACGATGAACGTCCCCGGGAAGACGAAGCGCCGGGGTCGGACCGTGGGGCGCCGCCCGGGGTGGAAGAAGGCCGTCGTGGTGCTCAAGCCGGGCGACAAGATCGAATTCTTCGAAGGCGTGTGA